A single window of Ictalurus punctatus breed USDA103 chromosome 27, Coco_2.0, whole genome shotgun sequence DNA harbors:
- the znf507 gene encoding zinc finger protein 507 isoform X1, producing the protein MEDSRSVAILVPCSRDHQDVFSPDSHIHDVEEEQEQHKQAADSLIQVIEKLSKIVEKRPRQCTPSGKKRPSMTCASVIVADSREGSGGVSPSKRTREYGKECLDLSCVSVPITEQDPISRSARMLTYYQCSLCRFLSPTLSALKEHMKQHDEQHNDLILMCSECCFTSTHQEELEAHIRLHVEDGDCTKRSPAEQQTVKANLQGRMGFSTMKSETESEKMPGAPKKWYSYERGRYHCLICSYECGQQRNLKTHAWKHAGLVDCSYPIFEDDADQHEAHPLYTLSSNPSSEHCKRQEAIVVLAPVGEQAQVLHSAPSIQLELCASASVKCEGDVPQNPMQNVFTVEGALSEEPPGEVQVTPEAQMELELETENQQINTDSLLSSVQKIISSSGNTAGHVNVIVERLPCTEEPVTSKPLLLSPEVSGYKTLASQEVGTKSQSHPMYCEEQVLIDWNDSDEHQEMESQESDPPPDESLPPARRRTHSECLRLHSLAAEALVAMPLRTPELSKSTVKGTSSVISDTGQKILDLSAASALSNTKASSAELVAGMPGSATLLNFSHGSREELILEGPSKAGISTSLLTVIERLRERSDQNASDEDILKELQDNPQILNGSMATAEVGVAGDSSSTEADLVEYVAGSDRPYRCRLCLYSSGNKGYIKQHLRVHRQRQPYECPICEHIASDSMDLENHMIHHRKSHMYQCKCCNEIFHYKSQLRNHEREQHGISETAVALTPVGETKASMDESEKISDEDCVSEKVYKCDMCDYTSSTYVGVRNHRRIHSSDKPYRCCSCDFATTNMNSLKSHMKRHPQEHQAVQLLEQYRCSLCGYVCSHPPSLKSHMWKHAGDKNYNYEQVNKAINEAISQSSRSPVVPSKSGPDPSIDRSYIVLSQKEKASPPSAPKALEVSVRKGGTGHPPAGMEYCMLLFCCCICGFESTSKEQLMEHMKEHDIFSIVLSKEQQGSQASEASSTQ; encoded by the exons ATGGAGGACAGCCGTAGTGTTGCCATCCTAGTCCCTTGCTCCAGGGATCATCAGGATGTCTTCAGCCCTGATTCACACATTCATGATGTTGAAGAAGAGCAGGAACAGCACAAGCAGGCTGCAGATTCTCTCATCCAAGTGATTGAGAAGCTCAGTAAGATAGTGGAAAAACGGCCTAGGCAATGCACTCCCTCTGGGAAAAAGCGTCCTTCCATGACCTGTGCCTCAGTTATTGTGGCGGATAGCAGAGAAGGCAGTGGAGGGGTTTCACCATCCAAAAGAACCAGGGAGTATGGAAAGGAGTGCCTGGATCTCAgttgtgtgtcagtgcccattaCAGAGCAGGACCCGATTAGCAGAAGTGCACGCATGCTTACCTACTACCAGTGCAGTCTATGCCGCTTCCTTTCTCCTACACTGAGTGCTTTGAAAGAGCACATGAAGCAGCATGATGAGCAGCACAATGACCTCATTCTCATGTGCTCGGAGTGTTGTTTTACCTCCACCCATCAGGAGGAGCTAGAAGCGCATATCAGGCTCCACGTTGAGGATGGCGACTGCACCAAGAGGTCCCCTGCAGAGCAGCAGACAGTAAAAGCAAATCTTCAGGGTAGAATGGGGTTCTCTACCATGAAATCTGAGACTGAATCGGAGAAAATGCCAGGAGCCCCTAAGAAGTGGTACAGCTATGAGCGAGGTCGGTATCACTGCCTGATATGCAGTTATGAATGCGGGCAGCAGCGCAATTTGAAAACGCATGCCTGGAAGCATGCTGGTTTGGTGGACTGCTCATATCCCATATTCGAAGATGATGCTGACCAGCATGAGGCTCACCCTTTGTATACCCTGAGCAGCAACCCATCCTCAGAGCATTGTAAAAGGCAGGAGGCTATTGTGGTTCTCGCACCTGTTGGAGAACAAGCTCAGGTTCTGCACAGTGCCCCATCAATTCAGTTGGAACTGTGTGCATCAGCAAGTGTGAAATGCGAGGGTGATGTGCCTCAAAACCCTATGCAGAATGTTTTCACTGTTGAAGGAGCTCTGTCAGAGGAGCCCCCAGGAGAGGTTCAAGTGACTCCTGAGGCACAGATGGAGCTGGAGTTGGAGACAGAAAATCAGCAGATTAACACTGACAGCTTGTTGTCTTCAGTACAAAAGATCATCAGCTCCAGTGGCAACACTGCCGGCCATGTCAACGTCATTGTGGAGAGGCTGCCCTGTACTGAAGAACCTGTAACCAGCAAGCCTCTGCTCCTCAGCCCAGAGGTGTCTGGATACAAGACCCTAGCTTCCCAGGAAGTGGGAACTAAGAGTCAATCTCACCCCATGTACTGTGAGGAGCAAGTTCTCATTGACTGGAATGATAGTGATGAGCATCAGGAAATGGAAAGTCAAGAGTCAGATCCACCTCCGGATGAGAGTCTACCTCCAGCTCGAAGGAGGACGCACTCTGAGTGTTTGCGGTTGCATTCCTTGGCAGCTGAAGCCCTTGTGGCTATGCCATTGAGAACGCCGGAGTTGAGCAAGTCCACTGTTAAGGGTACTTCGAGTGTGATCTCTGACACTGGCCAGAAAATACTTGATTTGTCTGCTGCTTCTGCTTTATCTAACACAAAGGCATCTTCAGCAGAGCTGGTGGCTGGGATGCCAGGGTCAGCTACCCTCTTGAACTTCAGCCATGGTTCTAGGGAAGAATTAATCTTGGAAGGACCTTCAAAAGCTGGAATCAGCACATCTTTACTGACTGTCATTGAACGGCTTCGAGAAAGGTCGGATCAAAACGCCTCCGATGAAGACATTCTAAAGGAGCTACAGGACAATCCACAGATTCTGAATGGCAGTATGGCTACGGCAGAGGTGGGTGTGGCAGGTGATTCTTCCTCTACAGAAGCCGATCTGGTGGAGTACGTTGCTGGGAGTGACCGGCCCTACCGCTGCCGTCTGTGCCTTTACAGCAGTGGCAACAAGGGCTATATCAAGCAACACCTGCGTGTTCACAGGCAGAGGCAGCCTTACGAATGCCCCATCTGCGAGCACATTGCCTCTGACAGCATGGATCTGGAGAACCATATGATCCACCACCGCAAGAGCCACATGTATCAGTGCAAGTGCTGCAATGAGATTTTCCACTATAAG AGTCAGCTGAGGAACCACGAGCGAGAACAACACGGGATAAGTGAAACCGCAGTGGCCCTCACACCTGTTGGCGAAACCAAAGCGAGCATGGACGAGTCCGAAAAGATCTCTGATGAGG ATTGTGTCAGCGAGAAAGTGTATAAATGTGACATGTGTGACTATACCAGCTCTACCTACGTTGGAGTGCGAAACCATCGCAGGATTCACAGTTCCGACAAGCCCTACAG GTGCTGCAGCTGCGACTTCGCCACCACTAACATGAACAGCCTGAAGAGCCACATGAAAAGACACCCCCAGGAGCATCAGGCTGTGCAGCTGCTCGAGCAGTACAG GTGCTCCCTCTGCGGTTACGTGTGCAGCCATCCTCCGTCCCTCAAGTCCCACATGTGGAAACATGCTGGGGATAAGAACTATAACTACGAACAAGTGAACAAAGCCATCAACGAGGCCATCTCTCAAAGCAGCCG GTCTCCAGTTGTGCCTTCAAAATCAGGCCCAGATCCCTCCATAGACCGCTCATACATCGTCCTTAGCCAGAAGGAGAAGGCGTCGCCTCCTTCGGCCCCGAAAGCGCTGGAGGTGTCGGTGAGGAAAGGAGGCACCGGGCATCCGCCAGCAGGTATGGAGTACTGCATGCTGCTCTTCTGCTGCTGCATCTGTGGCTTTGAGTCCACCAGTAAAGAACAGCTGATGGAGCACATGAAGGAGCATGACATCTTCAGCATCGTATTGAGCAAGGAGCAGCAGGGAAGCCAGGCTTCTGAGGCCAGCTCAACACAGTGA
- the znf507 gene encoding zinc finger protein 507 isoform X2 produces MEDSRSVAILVPCSRDHQDVFSPDSHIHDVEEEQEQHKQAADSLIQVIEKLSKIVEKRPRQCTPSGKKRPSMTCASVIVADSREGSGGVSPSKRTREYGKECLDLSCVSVPITEQDPISRSARMLTYYQCSLCRFLSPTLSALKEHMKQHDEQHNDLILMCSECCFTSTHQEELEAHIRLHVEDGDCTKRSPAEQQTVKANLQGRMGFSTMKSETESEKMPGAPKKWYSYERGRYHCLICSYECGQQRNLKTHAWKHAGLVDCSYPIFEDDADQHEAHPLYTLSSNPSSEHCKRQEAIVVLAPVGEQAQVLHSAPSIQLELCASASVKCEGDVPQNPMQNVFTVEGALSEEPPGEVQVTPEAQMELELETENQQINTDSLLSSVQKIISSSGNTAGHVNVIVERLPCTEEPVTSKPLLLSPEVSGYKTLASQEVGTKSQSHPMYCEEQVLIDWNDSDEHQEMESQESDPPPDESLPPARRRTHSECLRLHSLAAEALVAMPLRTPELSKSTVKGTSSVISDTGQKILDLSAASALSNTKASSAELVAGMPGSATLLNFSHGSREELILEGPSKAGISTSLLTVIERLRERSDQNASDEDILKELQDNPQILNGSMATAEVGVAGDSSSTEADLVEYVAGSDRPYRCRLCLYSSGNKGYIKQHLRVHRQRQPYECPICEHIASDSMDLENHMIHHRKSHMYQCKCCNEIFHYKSQLRNHEREQHGISETAVALTPVGETKASMDESEKISDEGCHVTEKPQSAVLKTLAENLLLQSADPGDSFPKC; encoded by the exons ATGGAGGACAGCCGTAGTGTTGCCATCCTAGTCCCTTGCTCCAGGGATCATCAGGATGTCTTCAGCCCTGATTCACACATTCATGATGTTGAAGAAGAGCAGGAACAGCACAAGCAGGCTGCAGATTCTCTCATCCAAGTGATTGAGAAGCTCAGTAAGATAGTGGAAAAACGGCCTAGGCAATGCACTCCCTCTGGGAAAAAGCGTCCTTCCATGACCTGTGCCTCAGTTATTGTGGCGGATAGCAGAGAAGGCAGTGGAGGGGTTTCACCATCCAAAAGAACCAGGGAGTATGGAAAGGAGTGCCTGGATCTCAgttgtgtgtcagtgcccattaCAGAGCAGGACCCGATTAGCAGAAGTGCACGCATGCTTACCTACTACCAGTGCAGTCTATGCCGCTTCCTTTCTCCTACACTGAGTGCTTTGAAAGAGCACATGAAGCAGCATGATGAGCAGCACAATGACCTCATTCTCATGTGCTCGGAGTGTTGTTTTACCTCCACCCATCAGGAGGAGCTAGAAGCGCATATCAGGCTCCACGTTGAGGATGGCGACTGCACCAAGAGGTCCCCTGCAGAGCAGCAGACAGTAAAAGCAAATCTTCAGGGTAGAATGGGGTTCTCTACCATGAAATCTGAGACTGAATCGGAGAAAATGCCAGGAGCCCCTAAGAAGTGGTACAGCTATGAGCGAGGTCGGTATCACTGCCTGATATGCAGTTATGAATGCGGGCAGCAGCGCAATTTGAAAACGCATGCCTGGAAGCATGCTGGTTTGGTGGACTGCTCATATCCCATATTCGAAGATGATGCTGACCAGCATGAGGCTCACCCTTTGTATACCCTGAGCAGCAACCCATCCTCAGAGCATTGTAAAAGGCAGGAGGCTATTGTGGTTCTCGCACCTGTTGGAGAACAAGCTCAGGTTCTGCACAGTGCCCCATCAATTCAGTTGGAACTGTGTGCATCAGCAAGTGTGAAATGCGAGGGTGATGTGCCTCAAAACCCTATGCAGAATGTTTTCACTGTTGAAGGAGCTCTGTCAGAGGAGCCCCCAGGAGAGGTTCAAGTGACTCCTGAGGCACAGATGGAGCTGGAGTTGGAGACAGAAAATCAGCAGATTAACACTGACAGCTTGTTGTCTTCAGTACAAAAGATCATCAGCTCCAGTGGCAACACTGCCGGCCATGTCAACGTCATTGTGGAGAGGCTGCCCTGTACTGAAGAACCTGTAACCAGCAAGCCTCTGCTCCTCAGCCCAGAGGTGTCTGGATACAAGACCCTAGCTTCCCAGGAAGTGGGAACTAAGAGTCAATCTCACCCCATGTACTGTGAGGAGCAAGTTCTCATTGACTGGAATGATAGTGATGAGCATCAGGAAATGGAAAGTCAAGAGTCAGATCCACCTCCGGATGAGAGTCTACCTCCAGCTCGAAGGAGGACGCACTCTGAGTGTTTGCGGTTGCATTCCTTGGCAGCTGAAGCCCTTGTGGCTATGCCATTGAGAACGCCGGAGTTGAGCAAGTCCACTGTTAAGGGTACTTCGAGTGTGATCTCTGACACTGGCCAGAAAATACTTGATTTGTCTGCTGCTTCTGCTTTATCTAACACAAAGGCATCTTCAGCAGAGCTGGTGGCTGGGATGCCAGGGTCAGCTACCCTCTTGAACTTCAGCCATGGTTCTAGGGAAGAATTAATCTTGGAAGGACCTTCAAAAGCTGGAATCAGCACATCTTTACTGACTGTCATTGAACGGCTTCGAGAAAGGTCGGATCAAAACGCCTCCGATGAAGACATTCTAAAGGAGCTACAGGACAATCCACAGATTCTGAATGGCAGTATGGCTACGGCAGAGGTGGGTGTGGCAGGTGATTCTTCCTCTACAGAAGCCGATCTGGTGGAGTACGTTGCTGGGAGTGACCGGCCCTACCGCTGCCGTCTGTGCCTTTACAGCAGTGGCAACAAGGGCTATATCAAGCAACACCTGCGTGTTCACAGGCAGAGGCAGCCTTACGAATGCCCCATCTGCGAGCACATTGCCTCTGACAGCATGGATCTGGAGAACCATATGATCCACCACCGCAAGAGCCACATGTATCAGTGCAAGTGCTGCAATGAGATTTTCCACTATAAG AGTCAGCTGAGGAACCACGAGCGAGAACAACACGGGATAAGTGAAACCGCAGTGGCCCTCACACCTGTTGGCGAAACCAAAGCGAGCATGGACGAGTCCGAAAAGATCTCTGATGAGG gctgtcatgttacagagaaaccacaaagcgctgtcctgaagactttggcagaaaacttactgttacaaagtgctgaccctggagactccttccctaaatgttaa